One window from the genome of Polynucleobacter sp. MWH-Svant-W18 encodes:
- the fmt gene encoding methionyl-tRNA formyltransferase, translating to MKIVFAGTPEFAAQAMRAIHAAGHEIVLALTQPDRRAGRGMHLQASPVKEFALEHAIPVLQPETLKRNSADPEKQAQAQAAYQELLKIDFDAMVVVAYGLILPQEILDIAHGVGRHGSFNIHASLLPRWRGAAPIQRAIESGDSKTGVCIMQMDAGLDTGDTVLINALEISPDENSSTLHDRLATLGARSIVAVLNHLEAGENVICTPQEIEGVTYAEKILKSEAEIDWSLSAVEIDRRIRAFNPFPGATSHAGDTTMKFWNSRIPRAFDLTKAAVPGAVLGFGDEGAYIQCGEGVLEALEMQKPGGKKTSAKTCLQTLHSPDGQIFFCRKV from the coding sequence ATGAAAATTGTCTTTGCTGGAACTCCCGAGTTTGCTGCACAAGCAATGCGTGCAATTCATGCTGCAGGTCATGAAATCGTCTTAGCCTTGACTCAGCCGGACCGCCGTGCTGGTAGGGGTATGCACCTGCAAGCTAGCCCGGTTAAAGAATTTGCGCTAGAGCATGCTATTCCTGTGCTTCAGCCAGAAACACTAAAGCGCAACAGCGCTGATCCAGAAAAACAAGCGCAGGCACAAGCAGCATATCAAGAGCTATTAAAAATAGATTTTGACGCCATGGTTGTAGTTGCTTATGGCTTGATCTTGCCGCAGGAAATCTTAGATATTGCCCATGGCGTTGGCAGACATGGAAGCTTTAATATTCATGCATCTTTATTGCCCCGTTGGCGCGGTGCAGCGCCTATTCAGCGAGCAATTGAATCTGGCGATAGCAAAACGGGGGTGTGCATTATGCAAATGGATGCTGGGCTGGATACCGGCGATACCGTGCTCATAAATGCCCTAGAAATTTCTCCCGATGAAAACAGCAGCACCTTGCACGATCGTTTAGCCACATTGGGAGCAAGATCGATTGTTGCTGTGCTGAATCATTTGGAAGCCGGCGAAAATGTAATATGCACCCCTCAAGAAATTGAAGGAGTTACCTATGCCGAAAAAATACTCAAGAGTGAAGCAGAGATCGATTGGAGTTTGAGTGCTGTCGAAATTGATCGTCGTATCCGTGCCTTCAATCCCTTTCCTGGCGCTACTAGCCATGCCGGCGATACGACAATGAAATTTTGGAACTCCCGCATTCCTAGGGCCTTTGATCTCACTAAGGCTGCGGTTCCAGGAGCTGTTTTGGGCTTTGGCGACGAAGGTGCCTACATTCAGTGTGGTGAAGGCGTTTTAGAGGCATTGGAAATGCAAAAACCAGGCGGCAAAAAAACCAGTGCAAAAACGTGTTTGCAAACACTGCACAGCCCAGATGGCCAAATTTTCTTTTGCAGAAAAGTCTAA
- the def gene encoding peptide deformylase, with translation MALLNVLCYPDPRLHKVAKPVAQVDARIKKIVADMAETMYEAPGVGLAATQVDIHERIVVIDVSDDQNELMVFINPEIVWSSSEKKSWREGCLSVPEYYDEVERPAQVRVKAIGIDGKEFELEADGLLAVCIQHELDHLQGKVFVEYLSILKRNRISLKMKKRAKELVGQR, from the coding sequence ATGGCCTTGTTAAATGTCCTTTGTTATCCAGACCCACGCTTACATAAGGTTGCAAAACCCGTTGCGCAGGTAGATGCTCGCATCAAAAAAATTGTCGCTGATATGGCCGAGACAATGTATGAAGCCCCTGGCGTCGGCTTAGCTGCGACCCAAGTAGATATTCATGAGCGAATCGTGGTGATCGACGTGTCTGATGATCAAAATGAGTTAATGGTTTTTATTAACCCCGAAATTGTTTGGTCAAGTTCAGAGAAAAAATCTTGGCGTGAGGGCTGCCTGTCAGTGCCCGAGTATTACGATGAGGTTGAAAGGCCAGCTCAAGTTCGAGTTAAGGCTATAGGCATAGATGGTAAAGAGTTTGAACTTGAAGCGGATGGGCTATTGGCTGTGTGTATACAACACGAGTTAGATCACCTGCAAGGAAAAGTATTCGTCGAGTACTTATCGATTCTGAAGAGAAATCGAATTTCATTAAAGATGAAAAAGCGCGCAAAAGAATTAGTAGGTCAGCGCTAA
- the dprA gene encoding DNA-processing protein DprA → MMRTNLAPNSRFRIDRRDKCYPLRLTDLCDPPQHLYIDGDRDLLKMPMVAVVGSRNASPEGLGNARYFAQALSHAGLLVISGLARGIDGAAHHATLSLGPNHCTMAVCGTGVDVIYPREHLRLARTIAKQGLLLSELPPGTPPRAFHFPKRNRIIAALSLGVIVIEAAERSGSLITARLAAELGREVFAVPGSIWGPHSVGCNLLIQQGAKLIKTPKDVLEELIF, encoded by the coding sequence ATGATGCGCACAAATCTGGCACCAAACTCTCGTTTCCGAATTGACCGTAGGGACAAATGCTACCCGCTACGCCTGACTGATTTATGTGACCCGCCACAACACCTCTATATTGATGGGGATCGTGATTTACTCAAAATGCCCATGGTTGCGGTCGTTGGATCTCGCAATGCCAGCCCGGAAGGCTTGGGCAACGCGAGGTATTTTGCCCAAGCGCTTTCCCATGCAGGGCTATTAGTTATCTCCGGCCTTGCAAGAGGGATCGATGGTGCGGCACATCATGCAACCCTTAGCCTGGGACCCAATCACTGCACCATGGCCGTCTGTGGGACGGGGGTTGACGTCATTTACCCCCGCGAACATCTCCGTTTGGCTAGAACCATCGCAAAGCAAGGCCTTTTGCTCTCCGAATTGCCGCCCGGAACGCCGCCTAGAGCGTTCCACTTTCCAAAGCGGAACCGCATCATTGCTGCACTCTCGCTTGGGGTTATCGTGATTGAGGCGGCAGAACGTTCTGGCTCCTTAATTACTGCCCGCCTGGCAGCAGAGCTAGGACGGGAGGTTTTTGCCGTCCCGGGATCTATTTGGGGCCCCCATTCGGTTGGGTGCAATCTGCTGATTCAGCAAGGGGCAAAGCTCATAAAAACCCCCAAAGATGTGCTGGAAGAGCTTATTTTTTAA
- a CDS encoding DNA topoisomerase III gives MAKASTKSSSKTSSVDHPKALIIAEKPSVANDIAKALGGFTKHEDYFESENFVISSAVGHLLEIAAPEEYDVKRGKWSFANLPVVPPYFDLRPIAKTESRLKVLQKLIKRKDINSLINACDAGREGELIFRLIAQHAKASQTIQRLWLQSMTPAAIRDGFASLRSDEDMQPLADAARCRSEADWLVGINGTRAMTAFNSKSGGFFLTTVGRVQTPTLSIVVEREELIRKFVSKDYWEVKAEFIAAGGVYEGRWFDPKFKKDVTEPDARENRLWSEAAAQSIVAACRDKKAAVTEEAKPATQLAPQLFDLTSLQREANARFGFSAKNTLGIAQALYERHKVLTYPRTDAKALPEDYLDTVKQTMEILAENSQDYRAFAKQILQGDPKDPKAKGGYGWIKPNKRIFDNSKISDHFAIIPTLETPKNLSEPEAKLYDLVVRRFLAVFYPAAEFRVTTRITEVSGHHFKTEGRVLVNPGWLTVYGKSNQADDELVPVQEGESVQTDSIAAVPLKTKPPARYTEATLLSAMESAGKWVDDDEMREAMAEKGLGTPATRAAIIEGLLAEKYIVREARELIPTAKAFQLMTLLRGLDVEELTRPNLTGNWENKLSLIEQGKMNRDTFMQEIAQMTQRIVKRAKEYDSDTIPGDYATMSTPCPHCKGPVKENYRRFACEKCGFTISKTPGGRAFEYPEVEELLREKTIGPLQGFRSKMGRPFAAIIKLSEIPEDDADYPNAGFKLEFDFGNTQDEETEAVDFTGRQALGVCPKCSGAVYEDGMRYVCENNTGPSKTCDFKTGKVVLQQEIAVEQVQKLLKEGKTDLLTNFKSNRTGRGFKAYLALGADGKIGFEFEAKAPGAAKAPAKKRAGASAATKSAAKPKRASKAKSSSSS, from the coding sequence GTGGCTAAAGCATCTACCAAAAGCAGCTCCAAGACCTCTTCCGTGGATCACCCGAAAGCACTCATCATTGCCGAAAAACCATCGGTAGCAAATGACATTGCCAAGGCCTTGGGCGGCTTTACCAAACACGAGGACTATTTTGAGAGCGAGAACTTTGTGATCTCCTCTGCTGTTGGCCACCTATTAGAGATTGCAGCTCCCGAAGAGTATGACGTAAAGCGAGGCAAATGGTCATTTGCTAATTTGCCGGTTGTGCCGCCTTATTTTGATTTGCGCCCCATTGCTAAAACTGAATCACGTCTTAAGGTTTTACAAAAACTCATTAAGCGTAAAGACATCAATTCTCTAATTAACGCGTGTGACGCGGGACGCGAAGGCGAGCTTATTTTCCGCTTGATCGCACAGCATGCAAAAGCATCCCAGACGATTCAGCGCTTGTGGCTTCAGTCTATGACGCCGGCTGCGATACGTGATGGCTTCGCAAGTTTGCGCTCCGATGAAGACATGCAACCGTTGGCTGACGCAGCGCGCTGTCGCTCTGAAGCAGACTGGCTGGTGGGCATTAACGGTACTCGTGCAATGACTGCTTTTAATAGCAAGAGCGGGGGCTTCTTTTTAACTACTGTTGGGCGCGTTCAAACACCTACACTCTCGATCGTAGTTGAGCGCGAAGAGCTGATTCGTAAGTTCGTTTCTAAAGACTACTGGGAAGTCAAAGCTGAATTTATTGCGGCGGGTGGCGTTTATGAAGGCCGCTGGTTTGATCCTAAATTCAAGAAAGATGTTACTGAACCCGATGCACGCGAGAATCGCCTTTGGAGCGAAGCTGCTGCACAAAGTATTGTTGCTGCTTGCCGCGATAAAAAAGCGGCTGTCACCGAAGAGGCCAAACCTGCAACACAGCTTGCCCCTCAGCTATTTGACCTTACCAGTTTGCAGCGGGAGGCAAATGCGCGCTTTGGTTTTTCTGCAAAAAATACACTTGGTATTGCACAGGCGCTTTATGAGCGTCACAAGGTTTTAACCTATCCCCGTACGGATGCAAAAGCACTGCCAGAGGACTACCTGGACACCGTCAAGCAAACCATGGAAATCTTGGCAGAGAACTCACAAGACTATCGTGCATTTGCAAAACAAATCTTGCAGGGCGACCCTAAAGATCCCAAAGCAAAAGGGGGGTATGGTTGGATTAAGCCAAATAAACGCATCTTTGATAACTCAAAGATTTCTGATCACTTTGCGATCATTCCAACCCTAGAAACGCCTAAGAACTTAAGCGAGCCTGAAGCAAAGTTGTACGACCTAGTAGTTCGTCGCTTCTTGGCAGTCTTTTACCCTGCTGCTGAGTTCCGCGTCACCACCCGCATTACTGAAGTCTCTGGTCATCACTTCAAAACCGAAGGTCGTGTCTTGGTTAATCCAGGCTGGCTCACTGTGTATGGCAAATCAAATCAGGCTGATGATGAGCTTGTGCCCGTTCAAGAGGGTGAATCGGTACAAACAGATTCAATAGCGGCTGTCCCCTTAAAGACCAAGCCTCCTGCGCGCTACACCGAAGCAACCTTATTGTCTGCAATGGAAAGCGCTGGCAAATGGGTTGATGATGATGAGATGCGCGAAGCCATGGCAGAAAAGGGTTTAGGTACACCAGCCACTCGAGCCGCGATCATCGAAGGTTTGCTTGCTGAAAAATATATCGTGCGTGAAGCGCGTGAACTCATCCCAACCGCAAAGGCGTTTCAGTTAATGACTTTGTTGCGCGGGCTCGATGTTGAAGAATTAACACGACCAAATTTGACTGGTAACTGGGAAAACAAGCTCTCGCTCATTGAGCAGGGCAAGATGAATCGCGACACCTTTATGCAAGAAATTGCGCAGATGACTCAGCGCATTGTGAAACGCGCCAAAGAATACGACAGCGACACCATTCCGGGCGATTACGCCACCATGAGCACGCCTTGTCCTCATTGCAAGGGCCCCGTTAAAGAAAACTATCGCCGCTTTGCTTGTGAGAAGTGTGGATTCACTATCAGTAAAACTCCCGGTGGACGTGCCTTTGAATATCCTGAGGTTGAAGAATTGCTGCGCGAGAAAACCATTGGACCCTTGCAGGGATTCCGTAGCAAAATGGGGCGCCCATTTGCAGCCATTATCAAATTAAGTGAAATCCCAGAGGATGATGCAGACTATCCAAATGCAGGTTTCAAACTAGAGTTTGACTTTGGCAATACTCAAGATGAAGAAACTGAGGCCGTAGATTTCACCGGTCGCCAAGCTTTAGGAGTTTGCCCAAAATGTTCTGGCGCAGTCTATGAAGATGGCATGCGCTATGTTTGTGAGAACAATACCGGCCCAAGTAAAACCTGCGATTTCAAAACAGGCAAAGTGGTTTTACAACAAGAAATTGCAGTCGAGCAGGTTCAAAAATTACTTAAAGAAGGTAAAACTGACTTGTTGACCAACTTCAAATCCAATAGAACAGGTCGTGGATTTAAGGCCTATTTAGCCCTGGGTGCAGATGGCAAAATTGGTTTCGAGTTTGAGGCTAAGGCTCCAGGTGCAGCTAAGGCTCCCGCAAAGAAACGGGCGGGCGCTAGCGCTGCCACTAAGTCAGCCGCAAAACCCAAGCGCGCCAGTAAAGCAAAGTCATCCTCTAGTAGCTGA